Proteins encoded together in one Carya illinoinensis cultivar Pawnee chromosome 3, C.illinoinensisPawnee_v1, whole genome shotgun sequence window:
- the LOC122305091 gene encoding potassium channel AKT1-like, producing MEALMNRGVFRVSMCGQEEIEQLSRDGSHYSVSTGILPSLGARSNRRVKLRRLIISPYDHRYRIWETFLVVLVIYTAWVSPFEFGFLEKPQGPLSITDNVVNGFFALDIIITFFVAYLDRTTYLLVDNPKKIAWKYARSWLAFDVISTIPSELAQKIAPSPFRSYGLFNMLRLWRLRRVSALFSRLEKDRNYNYFWVRCAKLICVTLFAVHCAGCFYYYLAARYHDPQRTWIGASMNNFLEQSLWIRYVTTIYWSITTLTTVGYGDLHPVNTREMTFDIFYMLFNLGLTAYLIGNMTNLVVHGTSRTRKFRDTIQSASSFAQRNQLPVRLQDQMLSHLCLKFRTDSEGLQQQETLDSLPKAIRSSISHYLFYSLVDKVYLFQGVSNDLLFQLVSEMKAEYFPPKEDVILQNEAPTDFYILVNGAVDLLVKKNGGEQVVGEAKTGDVCGEIGVLCYRPQLFTVRTKRLSQLLRVNRTTFLNIVQSNVGDGTIIMNNLLQHLKDLNDPLMSEVLVETENMLARGRMDLPLSLCFAALRGDDLLLHQLLKRGLDPNESDNNGRTALHIAASKGSENCVLLLLDYGADPNSRDSDGNVPLWEALLAGHESAIKVLLDSGANLHRGDLGQFACTAAELNSLALLKEIIRYGGDVTLPKNNGTTALHVAVCEGNIEIVQFLLHQGADIDKPDPEGWTPMDLADQQGHEDIKILFQSAKEPRTESIVVIPERKNGTRFLGRFTSEPAIRPSQEGSFTGTTDGSWSQSRPRRRTNKFHNSLFGIMSSAHNGEKNLLFSVNMMRNGKDRRESGDNPARVTISCPEKGEVAGKLMLLPGSFQELLEIGAKKFGVSPSKVLSKDGAEIDNIDVIRDGDHLTLVSYIRTEESNS from the exons ATGGAGGCTTTGATGAACAGAGGGGTCTTTCGGGTTTCAATGTGCGGTCAAGAAGAGATCGAACAATTGTCGAGGGACGGTAGCCATTACAGTGTCTCTACGGGGATTTTGCCGTCCCTTGGAGCAAGAAGCAATCGCAGAGTCAAGCTTAGGAGATTGATTATATCGCCATATGACCACCGCTACAG GATATGGGAAACTTTTCTCGTTGTTCTGGTCATCTATACTGCGTGGGTATCGCCGTTTGAATTCGGCTTCCTTGAGAAACCACAGGGACCACTCTCCATTACTGATAATGTTGTCAATGGATTCTTTGCTCTGGATATCATTATTACCTTTTTCGTAGCATACCTTGACAGAACAACCTACCTACTCGTTGATAATCCAAAGAAGATAGCATGGAAATATGCACGTTCCTGGTTAGCCTTTGATGTCATATCCACAATCCCTTCGGAGCTTGCTCAGAAGATTGCTCCTTCACCTTTCAGGTCATATGGCTTATTCAACATGCTTCGCCTCTGGCGTCTCCGGAGAGTTAGTGCCCTATTTTCCAG ATTGGAAAAGGATAGGAACTACAATTACTTTTGGGTTCGATGTGCAAAACTTATTTGC GTTACCCTTTTTGCGGTTCATTGTGCTGGATGTTTCTATTATTATCTGGCAGCGCGTTATCATGACCCTCAGAGGACATGGATTGGTGCGTCAATGAATAATTTCCTTGAACAGAGCTTGTGGATCCGCTATGTGACGACGATCTACTGGTCTATCACTACTCTAACTACTGTTGGATATGGTGATTTGCACCCTGTGAATACAAGGGAGATGACCTTTGACATCTTTTATATGCTTTTCAACCTTGGATTGACAGCATATTTGATTGGAAATATGACAAACTTGGTTGTCCATGGGACGAGTCGGACCAGAAAATTT AGAGATACCATTCAATCTGCCTCTAGTTTTGCCCAGAGGAACCAGCTGCCAGTTCGCTTGCAAGATCAGATGCTATCACATTTATGTTTGAAGTTTAGAACAGACTCAGAGGGGCTCCAGCAGCAAGAGACCCTTGATTCCCTTCCTAAAGCAATCCGTTCAAGCATTTCTCATTATCTTTTCTACTCTCTTGTGGATAAGGTGTATCTGTTTCAAGGGGTTTCAAACGACTTGCTTTTTCAGTTG GTATCAGAGATGAAAGCTGAGTATTTTCCTCCAAAGGAAGATGTGATCTTGCAGAATGAGGCACCCACAGACTTCTACATCCTTGTCAATGGAGCAGTG GATCTATTGGTCAAGAAAAATGGAGGTGAACAG GTTGTAGGAGAGGCAAAAACTGGTGATGTCTGTGGAGAGATTGGAGTACTTTGTTACAGGCCACAACTATTTACAGTGCGGACCAAAAGGTTGAGCCAGCTACTGCGAGTGAACCGTACCACATTCTTAAATATTGTTCAGTCCAATGTTGGAGATGGGACCATAATCATGAATAACCTGCTTCAG CATTTGAAAGACCTTAATGACCCATTAATGTCCGAAGTTCTGGTGGAGACTGAGAATATGCTAGCTCGTGGCAGAATGGACTTACCTCTTAGTCTATGCTTTGCAGCTCTAAGGGGGGATGACTTGTTGTTGCATCAATTGTTGAAAAGGGGTCTCGATCCAAATGAATCGGACAACAATGGCCGGACCGCTCTG CATATAGCAGCTTCCAAAGGGAGTGAGAATTGTGTGCTTCTGCTACTTGATTATGGTGCAGATCCTAACAGTAGAG ACTCTGACGGGAATGTGCCACTATGGGAAGCATTGCTGGCTGGTCATGAATCTGCGATCAAGGTGCTACTAGATAGTGGTGCAAATTTACACCGCGGAGACCTTGGTCAATTTGCGTGCACTGCTGCTGAACTAAACAGCTTGGCATTGCTCAAGGAAATAATTCGTTATGGAGGAGATGTCACACTTCCTAAAAACAATGGAACCACAGCTCTTCATGTTGCAGTTTGTGAAGGCAACATTGAAATAGTCCAATTCCTTCTACATCAAGGCGCTGATATTGACAAACCAGACCCTGAGGGTTGGACCCCAATGGATCTAGCTGACCAACAAGGACATGAAGACATTAAAATCCTTTTCCAGTCTGCTAAAGAACCCAGAACTGAATCCATTGTTGTGATTCCTGAGCGGAAAAATGGCACTCGTTTCCTTGGGCGATTTACGAGTGAGCCAGCAATCCGTCCATCCCAGGAGGGCTCATTCACAGGTACAACAGATGGATCGTGGAGCCAATCGCGTCCAAGGCGCAGGACTAATAAGTTCCACAACTCACTATTCGGTATAATGTCCTCTGCCCACAATGGGGAGAAGAACCTTCTATTCTCTGTTAACATGATGAGAAATGGTAAGGACCGTCGAGAATCTGGAGATAACCCTGCTAGAGTGACAATTAGTTGTCCAGAAAAGGGTGAAGTAGCTGGAAAGCTTATGCTACTTCCAGGGAGTTTTCAGGAGCTACTTGAGATAGGTGCTAAGAAATTCGGGGTCTCGCCAAGTAAAGTACTTAGCAAAGATGGAGCTGAAATTGATAATATAGATGTTATAAGAGATGGTGATCATCTTACTTTAGTCAGTTATATTAGAACTGAAGAATCTAATAGCTAA